The following coding sequences are from one Triticum aestivum cultivar Chinese Spring chromosome 5A, IWGSC CS RefSeq v2.1, whole genome shotgun sequence window:
- the LOC123106068 gene encoding transcription factor BHLH6 isoform X5, producing the protein MESDMEISLDFSWETPSFFELCDADSMHLPAEDSLSCLYEHGDSTSSPDGANSGLTRRWAGRNMLNERDRRRRLNEKLYAIRGVVPNITKMNKASIIQDAIAYIEELQEQERQILAAPGTDGCAAVVQADSTVDDGVGSPPRTTSASSICSPSPHPVQILELEVMQVAEDLAVVNVRHRKAQEAMAKVYGVLESLCLNVITASVTVVSDNIVHNMFIETDGMDCAQTIKEMVKSHSVISM; encoded by the exons atggagtcCGACATGGAGATAAGCTTGGATTTCTCTTGGGAGACGCCTAGCTTCTTCGAGCTCTGCGACGCAGATAG CATGCACCTGCCAGCTGAGGACTCTCTGTCCTGTCTGTACGAGCACGGCGACTCAACTAGCTCGCCGGACGGCGCCAACTCGGGGCTGACGAGGAGGTGGGCTGGCAGGAACATGCTCAACGAGAGGGACCGGCGCAGGAGGCTCAACGAGAAGCTCTACGCCATTCGCGGCGTCGTTCCAAACATCACCAAG ATGAACAAGGCGTCCATCATCCAGGACGCCATCGCCTACATCGAGGAGCTGCAGGAGCAGGAGCGCCAGATTCTCGCCGCCCCTGGAACAGATGGCTGCGCCGCCGTGGTCCAGGCGGACTCGACCGTGGACGATGGCGTCGGCTCCCCGCCACGGACTACCTCCGCCTCCTCCATCTGTTCCCCTTCCCCGCATCCGGTCCAAATCCTCGAG ctggaggtgATGCAGGTGGCAGAGGATCTGGCAGTGGTTAACGTGAGACATAGAAAAGCGCAGGAGGCCATGGCGAAGGTGTATGGGGTGCTCGAGTCGCTCTGTCTCAATGTCATCACGGCAAGTGTGACCGTCGTGTCCGACAACATTGTCCACAACATGTTCATCGAG